The Macaca nemestrina isolate mMacNem1 chromosome 12, mMacNem.hap1, whole genome shotgun sequence genome contains a region encoding:
- the LOC105471682 gene encoding MAP kinase-activating death domain protein isoform X28: protein MVQKKKFCPRLLDYLVIVGARHPSSDSVAQTPELLRRYPLEDHAEFPLPPDVVFFCQPEGCLSVRQRRMSLRDDTSFVFTLTDKDTGVTRYGICVNFYRSFQKRIPKEKGEGGAGSHGKEGTRATCASEEGGTESSESGSSRQPPSADSTPDVNQSPRGKRRAKAGSRSRNSTLTSLCVLSHYPFFSTFRECLYTLKRLVDCCSERLLGKKLGIPRGVQRDTMWRIFTGSLLVEEKSSALLHDLREIEAWIYRLLRSPVPVSGQKRVDIEVLPQELQPALTFALPDPSRFTLVDFPLHLPLELLGVDACLQVLTCILLEHKVVLQSRDYNALSMSVMAFVAMIYPLEYMFPVIPLLPTCMASAEQLLLAPTPYIIGVPASFFLYKLDFKMPDDVWLVDLDSNRVIAPTNAEVLPILPEPESLELKKHLKQALASMSLNTQPILNLEKFHEGQEIPLLLGRPSNDLQSTPSTEFNPLIYGNDVDSVDVATRVAMVRFFNSANVLQGFQMHTRTLRLFPRPVVAFQAGSFLASRPRQTPFAEKLARTQAVEYFGEWILNPTNYAFQRIHNNMFDPALIGDKPKWYAHQLQPIHYRVYDSNSQLAEALSVPPERDSDSEPTDDSGSDSMDYDDSSSSYSSLGDFVSEMMKCDINGDTPNVDPLTHAALGDASEVEIDELQNQKEAEEPGLDSENSQENPPLRSSSSTTASSSPSTIIHGANSEPADSTEMDDKAAVGVSKPLPSVPPSIGKSNVDRRQAEIGEGSVRRRIYDNPYFEPQYGFPPEEDEDEQGESYTPRFSQHVSGNRAQKLLRPNSLRLASDSDAESDSRASSPNSTVSNTSTEGFGGIMSFASSLYRNHSTSFSLSNLTLPTKGVREKATPFPSLKGNRRALVDQKSSVIKHSPTVKREPPSPQGRSSNSSENQQFLKEVVHNVLDGQGVGWLNMKKVRRLLESEQLRVFVLSKLNRTVQSEDDARQDIIPDVEVSRKVYKGMLDLLKCTILSLEQSYAHAGLGGMASIFGLLEIAQTHYYSKEPDKRKRSPTESVNTPVGKDPGLAGRGDPKAMAQLRVPQVGPRAPSATGKGPKELDTRSLKEENFIASIELWNKHQEVKKQKALEKQRPEVIKPVFDLGETEEKKSQISADSGVSLTSSSQRTDQDSVISVSPAVMIRSSSQDSEVSTVVSNSSGETLGADSDLSSNAGDGPGGEGSVHLASSRGTLSDSEIETNSATSTIFGKAHSLKPSVKEKLAGSPIRTSEDVSQRVYLYEGLLGRDKGSMWDQLEDAAMETFSISKERSTLWDQMQFWEDAFLDAVMLEREGMGMDQGPQEMIDRYLSLGEHDRKRLEDDEDRLLATLLHNLISYMLLMKVNKNDIRKKVRRLMGKSHIGLVYSQQINEVLDQLANLNGRDLSIWSSGSRHMKKQTFVVHAGTDTNGDIFFMEVCDDCVVLRSNIGTVYERWWYEKLINMTYCPKTKVLCLWRRNGSETQLNKFYTKKCRELYYCVKDSMERAAARQQSIKPGPELGGEFPVQDMKTGEGGLLQVTLEGINLKFMHNQFLKLKKW, encoded by the exons GCACCCGAGCAGTGACAGCGTGGCCCAGACTCCTGAACTGCTACGACGATACCCCTTAGAGGATCACGCTGAGTTTCCCCTGCCCCCAGACGTCGTGTTCTTCTGTCAGCCCGAGGGCTGCCTGAGCGTGCGGCAGCGGCGCATGAGCCTCCGGGATGATACCTCTTTTGTCTTCACCCTCACTGACAAGGACACTGGAGTCACGCGATACGGCATCTGTGTTAACTTCTACCGCTCCTTCCAGAAGCGAATCCCTaaggagaagggggaaggggggGCAGGGTCCCATGGGAAGGAAGGAACCCGCGCCACCTGTGCCTCAGAAGAGGGTGGCACTGAGAGCTCAGAGAGTGGCTCATCCCGGCAGCCTCCCAGTGCCGACTCTACCCCTGATGTGAACCAGTCTCCTCGGGGCAAACGCCGGGCCAAGGCGGGGAGCCGCTCCCGCAACAGTACTCTCACGTCCCTGTGTGTGCTCAGTCACTACCCTTTTTTCTCCACCTTCCGAGAGTGTCTGTATACCCTCAAGCGCCTGGTGGACTGCTGTAGTGAGCGCCTGCTGGGCAAGAAGCTGGGCATCCCTCGAGGTGTACAAAG GGACACCATGTGGCGGATCTTTACTGGATCGCTGCTGGTGGAGGAGAAGTCAAGTGCCCTTCTGCATGACCTTCGGGAGATTGAGGCCTGGATCTATCGATTGCTGCGCTCCCCAGTACCCGTCTCTGGGCAGAAGCGAGTAGACATCGAGGTCCTACCCCAAGAGCTCCAGCCAGCTCTGACCTTTGCTCTTCCAGACCCATCTCGATTCACCCTAGTGGATTTCCCACTGCACCTTCCCTTGGAACTTCTAGGTGTGGACGCCTGTCTCCAGGTGCTAACCTGCATTCTGTTAGAGCATAAG GTGGTGCTACAGTCTCGAGACTACAATGCACTCTCCATGTCTGTGATGGCATTCGTGGCAATGATCTATCCACTGGAGTATATGTTTCCTGTCATCCCGCTGCTTCCCACCTGCATGGCATCAGCAGAGCAG CTGCTGTTGGCTCCAACTCCGTACATCATTGGGGTTCCTGCCAGCTTCTTCCTCTACAAACTGGACTTCAAAATGCCTGATGATGTATGGCTAGTGGATCTGGACAGCAACAGG GTGATTGCCCCCACCAATGCAGAAGTGCTGCCTATTCTGCCAGAACCAGAGTCACTAGagctgaaaaagcatttaaagCAG GCCTTGGCCAGCATGAGCCTCAACACCCAGCCCATCCTCAATCTGGAGAAATTTCATGAGGGCCAGGAGATACCCCTTCTCTTGGGAAGGCCTTCTAATGACCTGCAGTCCACACCGTCCACTGAATTCAACCCGCTTATCTATGGCAACGATGTGGATTCTGTGGATGTTGCAACCAG GGTCGCCATGGTACGGTTCTTCAACTCTGCCAACGTGCTGCAGGGATTTCAGATGCACACACGTACCCTGCGCCTCTTCCCTCGGCCTGTGGTAGCTTTTCAAGCTGGCTCCTTTCTAGCCTCACGTCCCCGCCAGACTCCTTTTGCCGAGAAATTGGCCAGGACTCAAGCTGTGGAGTACTTTGGGGAATGGATCCTTAACCCCACCAACTATGCCTTTCAGCGAATTCACAACA ATATGTTTGATCCAGCCCTGATTGGTGACAAGCCGAAGTGGTATGCTCATCAGCTGCAGCCTATCCACTATCGCGTCTATGACAGCAATTCCCAGCTGGCTGAGGCCCTGAGTGTACCACCAGAGCGGGACTCTGACTCCGAACCTACTGATGATAG TGGCAGTGATAGTATGGATTATGACGATTCAAGCTCTTCTTACTCCTCCCTTGGTGACTTTGTCAGTGAAATGATGAAATGTGACATTAATGGTGATACTCCCA ATGTGGACCCTCTCACGCATGCAGCACTGGGGGATGCCAGCGAGGTGGAGATTGATGAGCTGCAGAATCAGAAGGAAGCAGAAGAGCCTGGCCTAGACAGTGAGAACTCTCAGGAAAACCCCCCACTGCGCTCCAGCTCCAGCACCACTGCCAGCAGCAGCCCCAGCACCATCATCCACGGAGCCAACTCT GAACCTGCTGACTCTACGGAGATGGATGATAAGGCAGCAGTAGGCGTCTCCAAGCCCCTCCCTTCCGTGCCTCCCAGCATTGGCAAGTCGAACGTGGACAGACGTCAGGCAGAAATTGGAGAGGGGTCAGTGCGCCGACGAATCTATGACAATCCATACTTCGAGCCCCAATATGGCTTTCCCCCTGAGGAAGATGAGGATGAGCAGGGGGAAAGTTACACTCCCCGATTCAGCCAACATGTCAGTGGCAATCG GGCTCAAAAGCTGCTGCGGCCCAACAGCTTGAGACTGGCAAGTGACTCAGATGCAGAGTCAGACTCTCGGGCAAGCTCTCCCAACTCCACCGTCTCCAACACCAGCACCGAGGGCTTCGGGGGCATCATGTCTTTTGCCA GCAGCCTCTATCGGAACCACAGTACCAGCTTCAGTCTTTCAAACCTCACACTGCCCACCAAAGGTGTCCGAGAGAAGGCCACACCCTTCCCCAGTCTGAAAG GAAACAGGAGGGCGTTAGTGGATCAGAAGTCATCTGTCATTAAACACAGCCCAACAGTGAAAAGAGAACCTCCATCACCCCAGGGTCGATCCAGCAATTCTAG TGAGAACCAGCAGTTCCTGAAGGAGGTGGTACACAACGTGCTGGACGGCCAGGGAGTTGGCTGGCTCAACATGAAAAAGGTGCGCCGGCTCCTGGAGAGCGAGCAACTGCGAGTCTTTGTCCTGAGCAAGCTGAACCGTACGGTGCAGTCAGAGGACGATGCCCGGCAGGACATTATCCCGGATGTG GAGGTCAGTCGGAAGGTGTACAAGGGAATGTTAGACCTCCTCAAGTGTACAATCCTCAGCCTGGAGCAGTCCTATGCTCATGCGGGTCTGGGTGGCATGGCCAGCATCTTTGGGCTTCTGGAGATCGCCCAGACCCACTACTATAGTAAAG aacCAGACAAGCGGAAGAGAAGTCCAACAGAAAGTGTAAATACCCCAGTTGGCAAGGATCCTGGCCTAGCTGGGCGGGGGGACCCAAAGGCTATGGCACAGCTGAGAGTTCCCCAGGTGGGACCTCGGGCACCAAGTGCCACAGGAAAGGGTCCTAAGGAACTGGACACCAGAagtttaaaggaagaaaattttataGCGTCTATTG AATTGTGGAACAAGCACCAGGAAGTGAAAAAGCAAAAAGCTTTGGAAAAACAGA GGCCTGAAGTAATCAAACCTGTCTTTGACCTTGGTGAGACAGAGGAGAAAAAGTCCCAGATCAGCGCAGACAGTGGTGTGAGCCTGACGTCTAGTTCCCAG AGGACTGATCAAGACTCTGTCATCAGCGTGAGTCCAGCTGTTATGATCCGCAGCTCAAGTCAGGATTCTGAAGTTAGCACCGTG gtGAGTAATAGCTCTGGAGAGACTCTTGGAGCTGACAGTGACTTAAGCAGCAATGCAGGTGACGGACCAGGTGGCGAGGGCAGTGTTCACCTGGCAAGCTCTCGGGGCACTTTGTCTGATAGTGAAATTGAGACCAACTCTGCTACAAGCACCATCTTT GGTAAAGCCCATAGCTTGAAGCCAAGCGTAAAGGAGAAGCTGGCAGGCAGCCCCATTCGCACTTCTGAAGATGTGAGCCAGCGAGTCTATCTCTATGAGGGACTCCTAG GAAGGGACAAAGGATCCATGTGGGACCAGTTAGAGGATGCAGCTATGGAGACCTTTTCTATAA GCAAAGAGCGTTCTACTTTATGGGACCAAATGCAATTCTGGGAAGATGCCTTCTTAGATGCTGTGATGTTGGAGAGAGAAGGCATGGGTATGGACCAGGGTCCCCAGGAAATGATCGACAG GTACCTGTCCCTGGGAGAACATGACCGGAAGCGCCTGGAAGATGATGAAGATCGCTTGCTGGCCACCCTTTTGCACAACCTCATCTCCTACATGCTGCTGATGAAG GTAAATAAGAATGACATCCGCAAGAAGGTGAGGCGCCTAATGGGAAAGTCGCACATTGGGCTTGTGTACAGCCAGCAAATCAATGAGGTGCTTGATCAGCTGGCGAACCTG AATGGACGCGATCTCTCTATCTGGTCCAGTGGCAGCCGGCATATGAAGAAGCAGACATTTGTGGTACATGCAGGGACAGATACAAATGGAGATATCTTTTTCATGGAG GTGTGCGATGACTGTGTGGTGTTGCGTAGTAACATCGGAACAGTATATGAGCGCTGGTGGTACGAGAAGCTCATCAACATGACCTACTGTCCCAAGACCAAGGTGTTGTGCTTGTGGCGTAGAAATGGCTCTGAGACCCAGCTCAACAAGTTCTATACTAAAAAG TGTCGGGAGCTGTACTACTGTGTGAAGGACAGCATGGAGCGCGCTGCCGCCCGACAGCAAAGCATCAAACCCG GACCTGAATTGGGTGGCGAGTTCCCTGTGCAGGACATGAAGACTGGTGAGGGTGGCCTGCTGCAGGTCACCCTGGAAGGGATCAACCTCAAGTTTATGCACAATCAG
- the LOC105471682 gene encoding MAP kinase-activating death domain protein isoform X38, whose amino-acid sequence MVQKKKFCPRLLDYLVIVGARHPSSDSVAQTPELLRRYPLEDHAEFPLPPDVVFFCQPEGCLSVRQRRMSLRDDTSFVFTLTDKDTGVTRYGICVNFYRSFQKRIPKEKGEGGAGSHGKEGTRATCASEEGGTESSESGSSRQPPSADSTPDVNQSPRGKRRAKAGSRSRNSTLTSLCVLSHYPFFSTFRECLYTLKRLVDCCSERLLGKKLGIPRGVQRDTMWRIFTGSLLVEEKSSALLHDLREIEAWIYRLLRSPVPVSGQKRVDIEVLPQELQPALTFALPDPSRFTLVDFPLHLPLELLGVDACLQVLTCILLEHKVVLQSRDYNALSMSVMAFVAMIYPLEYMFPVIPLLPTCMASAEQLLLAPTPYIIGVPASFFLYKLDFKMPDDVWLVDLDSNRVIAPTNAEVLPILPEPESLELKKHLKQALASMSLNTQPILNLEKFHEGQEIPLLLGRPSNDLQSTPSTEFNPLIYGNDVDSVDVATRVAMVRFFNSANVLQGFQMHTRTLRLFPRPVVAFQAGSFLASRPRQTPFAEKLARTQAVEYFGEWILNPTNYAFQRIHNNMFDPALIGDKPKWYAHQLQPIHYRVYDSNSQLAEALSVPPERDSDSEPTDDSGSDSMDYDDSSSSYSSLGDFVSEMMKCDINGDTPNVDPLTHAALGDASEVEIDELQNQKEAEEPGLDSENSQENPPLRSSSSTTASSSPSTIIHGANSEPADSTEMDDKAAVGVSKPLPSVPPSIGKSNVDRRQAEIGEGAQKLLRPNSLRLASDSDAESDSRASSPNSTVSNTSTEGFGGIMSFASSLYRNHSTSFSLSNLTLPTKGVREKATPFPSLKVFGLNTLMEIVTEAGPGSGEGNRRALVDQKSSVIKHSPTVKREPPSPQGRSSNSSENQQFLKEVVHNVLDGQGVGWLNMKKVRRLLESEQLRVFVLSKLNRTVQSEDDARQDIIPDVEVSRKVYKGMLDLLKCTILSLEQSYAHAGLGGMASIFGLLEIAQTHYYSKEPDKRKRSPTESVNTPVGKDPGLAGRGDPKAMAQLRVPQVGPRAPSATGKGPKELDTRSLKEENFIASIELWNKHQEVKKQKALEKQRPEVIKPVFDLGETEEKKSQISADSGVSLTSSSQRTDQDSVISVSPAVMIRSSSQDSEVSNSSGETLGADSDLSSNAGDGPGGEGSVHLASSRGTLSDSEIETNSATSTIFGKAHSLKPSVKEKLAGSPIRTSEDVSQRVYLYEGLLGRDKGSMWDQLEDAAMETFSISKERSTLWDQMQFWEDAFLDAVMLEREGMGMDQGPQEMIDRYLSLGEHDRKRLEDDEDRLLATLLHNLISYMLLMKVNKNDIRKKVRRLMGKSHIGLVYSQQINEVLDQLANLNGRDLSIWSSGSRHMKKQTFVVHAGTDTNGDIFFMEVCDDCVVLRSNIGTVYERWWYEKLINMTYCPKTKVLCLWRRNGSETQLNKFYTKKCRELYYCVKDSMERAAARQQSIKPGPELGGEFPVQDMKTGEGGLLQVTLEGINLKFMHNQFLKLKKW is encoded by the exons GCACCCGAGCAGTGACAGCGTGGCCCAGACTCCTGAACTGCTACGACGATACCCCTTAGAGGATCACGCTGAGTTTCCCCTGCCCCCAGACGTCGTGTTCTTCTGTCAGCCCGAGGGCTGCCTGAGCGTGCGGCAGCGGCGCATGAGCCTCCGGGATGATACCTCTTTTGTCTTCACCCTCACTGACAAGGACACTGGAGTCACGCGATACGGCATCTGTGTTAACTTCTACCGCTCCTTCCAGAAGCGAATCCCTaaggagaagggggaaggggggGCAGGGTCCCATGGGAAGGAAGGAACCCGCGCCACCTGTGCCTCAGAAGAGGGTGGCACTGAGAGCTCAGAGAGTGGCTCATCCCGGCAGCCTCCCAGTGCCGACTCTACCCCTGATGTGAACCAGTCTCCTCGGGGCAAACGCCGGGCCAAGGCGGGGAGCCGCTCCCGCAACAGTACTCTCACGTCCCTGTGTGTGCTCAGTCACTACCCTTTTTTCTCCACCTTCCGAGAGTGTCTGTATACCCTCAAGCGCCTGGTGGACTGCTGTAGTGAGCGCCTGCTGGGCAAGAAGCTGGGCATCCCTCGAGGTGTACAAAG GGACACCATGTGGCGGATCTTTACTGGATCGCTGCTGGTGGAGGAGAAGTCAAGTGCCCTTCTGCATGACCTTCGGGAGATTGAGGCCTGGATCTATCGATTGCTGCGCTCCCCAGTACCCGTCTCTGGGCAGAAGCGAGTAGACATCGAGGTCCTACCCCAAGAGCTCCAGCCAGCTCTGACCTTTGCTCTTCCAGACCCATCTCGATTCACCCTAGTGGATTTCCCACTGCACCTTCCCTTGGAACTTCTAGGTGTGGACGCCTGTCTCCAGGTGCTAACCTGCATTCTGTTAGAGCATAAG GTGGTGCTACAGTCTCGAGACTACAATGCACTCTCCATGTCTGTGATGGCATTCGTGGCAATGATCTATCCACTGGAGTATATGTTTCCTGTCATCCCGCTGCTTCCCACCTGCATGGCATCAGCAGAGCAG CTGCTGTTGGCTCCAACTCCGTACATCATTGGGGTTCCTGCCAGCTTCTTCCTCTACAAACTGGACTTCAAAATGCCTGATGATGTATGGCTAGTGGATCTGGACAGCAACAGG GTGATTGCCCCCACCAATGCAGAAGTGCTGCCTATTCTGCCAGAACCAGAGTCACTAGagctgaaaaagcatttaaagCAG GCCTTGGCCAGCATGAGCCTCAACACCCAGCCCATCCTCAATCTGGAGAAATTTCATGAGGGCCAGGAGATACCCCTTCTCTTGGGAAGGCCTTCTAATGACCTGCAGTCCACACCGTCCACTGAATTCAACCCGCTTATCTATGGCAACGATGTGGATTCTGTGGATGTTGCAACCAG GGTCGCCATGGTACGGTTCTTCAACTCTGCCAACGTGCTGCAGGGATTTCAGATGCACACACGTACCCTGCGCCTCTTCCCTCGGCCTGTGGTAGCTTTTCAAGCTGGCTCCTTTCTAGCCTCACGTCCCCGCCAGACTCCTTTTGCCGAGAAATTGGCCAGGACTCAAGCTGTGGAGTACTTTGGGGAATGGATCCTTAACCCCACCAACTATGCCTTTCAGCGAATTCACAACA ATATGTTTGATCCAGCCCTGATTGGTGACAAGCCGAAGTGGTATGCTCATCAGCTGCAGCCTATCCACTATCGCGTCTATGACAGCAATTCCCAGCTGGCTGAGGCCCTGAGTGTACCACCAGAGCGGGACTCTGACTCCGAACCTACTGATGATAG TGGCAGTGATAGTATGGATTATGACGATTCAAGCTCTTCTTACTCCTCCCTTGGTGACTTTGTCAGTGAAATGATGAAATGTGACATTAATGGTGATACTCCCA ATGTGGACCCTCTCACGCATGCAGCACTGGGGGATGCCAGCGAGGTGGAGATTGATGAGCTGCAGAATCAGAAGGAAGCAGAAGAGCCTGGCCTAGACAGTGAGAACTCTCAGGAAAACCCCCCACTGCGCTCCAGCTCCAGCACCACTGCCAGCAGCAGCCCCAGCACCATCATCCACGGAGCCAACTCT GAACCTGCTGACTCTACGGAGATGGATGATAAGGCAGCAGTAGGCGTCTCCAAGCCCCTCCCTTCCGTGCCTCCCAGCATTGGCAAGTCGAACGTGGACAGACGTCAGGCAGAAATTGGAGAGGG GGCTCAAAAGCTGCTGCGGCCCAACAGCTTGAGACTGGCAAGTGACTCAGATGCAGAGTCAGACTCTCGGGCAAGCTCTCCCAACTCCACCGTCTCCAACACCAGCACCGAGGGCTTCGGGGGCATCATGTCTTTTGCCA GCAGCCTCTATCGGAACCACAGTACCAGCTTCAGTCTTTCAAACCTCACACTGCCCACCAAAGGTGTCCGAGAGAAGGCCACACCCTTCCCCAGTCTGAAAG TATTTGGGCTAAATACTCTAATGGAGATTGTTACTGAAGCCGGCCCCGGGAGTGGTGAAG GAAACAGGAGGGCGTTAGTGGATCAGAAGTCATCTGTCATTAAACACAGCCCAACAGTGAAAAGAGAACCTCCATCACCCCAGGGTCGATCCAGCAATTCTAG TGAGAACCAGCAGTTCCTGAAGGAGGTGGTACACAACGTGCTGGACGGCCAGGGAGTTGGCTGGCTCAACATGAAAAAGGTGCGCCGGCTCCTGGAGAGCGAGCAACTGCGAGTCTTTGTCCTGAGCAAGCTGAACCGTACGGTGCAGTCAGAGGACGATGCCCGGCAGGACATTATCCCGGATGTG GAGGTCAGTCGGAAGGTGTACAAGGGAATGTTAGACCTCCTCAAGTGTACAATCCTCAGCCTGGAGCAGTCCTATGCTCATGCGGGTCTGGGTGGCATGGCCAGCATCTTTGGGCTTCTGGAGATCGCCCAGACCCACTACTATAGTAAAG aacCAGACAAGCGGAAGAGAAGTCCAACAGAAAGTGTAAATACCCCAGTTGGCAAGGATCCTGGCCTAGCTGGGCGGGGGGACCCAAAGGCTATGGCACAGCTGAGAGTTCCCCAGGTGGGACCTCGGGCACCAAGTGCCACAGGAAAGGGTCCTAAGGAACTGGACACCAGAagtttaaaggaagaaaattttataGCGTCTATTG AATTGTGGAACAAGCACCAGGAAGTGAAAAAGCAAAAAGCTTTGGAAAAACAGA GGCCTGAAGTAATCAAACCTGTCTTTGACCTTGGTGAGACAGAGGAGAAAAAGTCCCAGATCAGCGCAGACAGTGGTGTGAGCCTGACGTCTAGTTCCCAG AGGACTGATCAAGACTCTGTCATCAGCGTGAGTCCAGCTGTTATGATCCGCAGCTCAAGTCAGGATTCTGAA gtGAGTAATAGCTCTGGAGAGACTCTTGGAGCTGACAGTGACTTAAGCAGCAATGCAGGTGACGGACCAGGTGGCGAGGGCAGTGTTCACCTGGCAAGCTCTCGGGGCACTTTGTCTGATAGTGAAATTGAGACCAACTCTGCTACAAGCACCATCTTT GGTAAAGCCCATAGCTTGAAGCCAAGCGTAAAGGAGAAGCTGGCAGGCAGCCCCATTCGCACTTCTGAAGATGTGAGCCAGCGAGTCTATCTCTATGAGGGACTCCTAG GAAGGGACAAAGGATCCATGTGGGACCAGTTAGAGGATGCAGCTATGGAGACCTTTTCTATAA GCAAAGAGCGTTCTACTTTATGGGACCAAATGCAATTCTGGGAAGATGCCTTCTTAGATGCTGTGATGTTGGAGAGAGAAGGCATGGGTATGGACCAGGGTCCCCAGGAAATGATCGACAG GTACCTGTCCCTGGGAGAACATGACCGGAAGCGCCTGGAAGATGATGAAGATCGCTTGCTGGCCACCCTTTTGCACAACCTCATCTCCTACATGCTGCTGATGAAG GTAAATAAGAATGACATCCGCAAGAAGGTGAGGCGCCTAATGGGAAAGTCGCACATTGGGCTTGTGTACAGCCAGCAAATCAATGAGGTGCTTGATCAGCTGGCGAACCTG AATGGACGCGATCTCTCTATCTGGTCCAGTGGCAGCCGGCATATGAAGAAGCAGACATTTGTGGTACATGCAGGGACAGATACAAATGGAGATATCTTTTTCATGGAG GTGTGCGATGACTGTGTGGTGTTGCGTAGTAACATCGGAACAGTATATGAGCGCTGGTGGTACGAGAAGCTCATCAACATGACCTACTGTCCCAAGACCAAGGTGTTGTGCTTGTGGCGTAGAAATGGCTCTGAGACCCAGCTCAACAAGTTCTATACTAAAAAG TGTCGGGAGCTGTACTACTGTGTGAAGGACAGCATGGAGCGCGCTGCCGCCCGACAGCAAAGCATCAAACCCG GACCTGAATTGGGTGGCGAGTTCCCTGTGCAGGACATGAAGACTGGTGAGGGTGGCCTGCTGCAGGTCACCCTGGAAGGGATCAACCTCAAGTTTATGCACAATCAG